ctgtacagatggcactcacattccaatcattgctccttcagtaaatgaaggagactatgtgaacaggaagtctttccacagcattaatgtacaggtacatagttccctgtagcatgtcaaactaacaaattatttcattatagtaatggatgctaatttgtgttctctgcactgtgaagatcatatgtgatgctgccaacattatcacaaatgtggaagccaagtggccaggctctgtccatgactcacaaatattccgtgaatgtacactgagcacaaaatttggacatggtgagttgagaatactttaaaatatataaagaccaattgcttcagggacatttgaactgaagtgtacccttctgtcttaggagagttcactggctacttgcttggtgatagggggtatccatgtttaccctatttgcttaccccttaccctgaccctgaaccgggcccacagcagcgatataatctggctaattgcaggacaagagccagaattgaaatgactatcggaatgcttaaggcccggttccagtgcctgcaaagactcagggtcaccccagaaagggcatgtgacattattgtggcatgtgtgattcttcacaacattgccacaattagaggagaacactgtccttctgaaccaaacatcagcagtgatccaaaccatgaacatcctgaccctcccacggacatacaagatggaagagcagtcagagacaccatatgtcacaatcatttcttttgacccatcacctcaacatgttgaaagaagaataaacagattttttgttcaactggctttattggtcgcctgtatttcctgtacacaaagtattaaaagatgtaaacctcataaagtgtctctgttgcttcctcctctgtaacagctgtcaatgtttcttcattattttcctgtagtaaagaaatagacaacattgctgttctactgtaaactcatataatctgtggagtattactcacaactgcatgttggtctggctcaacaggaggctgcaccagatgcagtacaccatcaccatcaactgatagaatatgaggtttatacaggtcacttataacttacaagggaccaaatggcaattaacaaacataccaagcaccttacacttcattgtcattatgctctcaaagacaaccaaggctgagggaaggcaaaatcagtcggaaaataacttcactacaaaataattcattatggtaaagagtttatcaaatgaatgtgtcgcactgcaaaggtgactgtgaagaaaggatgtatgcacatcatgtattattttgaatttaccccttatgtaggcacttgtgtcttgcggggttattgactcagaggatgtccccgcagagatgccttcggccacagggcgcccactgttttggctgagggccaactgctcagcctctgtgagtggtggtggtggaggacccccacctgtttttcgggcctccgctttttttctgttggctataacgggccacatttgagcatacagagtaagcaaatatgtacttgtaatgtgctcagataatttcaataagtgcttacagaaagaaaattaatgtagcctctaactgcaattgatttacatgggacaaacagaccaagcactatggctcataatacaattacaccttacctgtttggactatatttttatatttcatttttacttgctgccaggcacgtttggggcctgttgggttgcacctgcgctcacatcacatcacaaaataaaatgtataaaataacaaataaaataacatatgataaaataacgtgttaaatgggtggaaatccctcgatcaatgtttaaattaacactcacgcattgactctgtcggctatgttttgccatgcatgctttttgcagctgtggctgtgttacttttttccacggaatttgcatgttatcggcatatgctgccatcagaatttcggcctcaagcgctgtgaaatacattgaccgcgccttctttccctccgtctccatggtgactcgcttaatctgtgctccgcttatcagggctttatgtatcctcgtccgcgcgcttcacttggggttaaagcaactccgcgttgactgaactaattgttatcagcctttctgaaatggaatattccgagttggacagttcggggttactcaaccgtgagtgtcgtttttcactctgagttttccaaaccggcttcctgaaacagggcccagagCAGTATGCGTCACGTAATAGAGCAGCTGTTGTGTGCGAGACCTCTCAGCGGTCTGGAGTTCACACTGAAATCCTCACTACGTGCTGCCAAACTGGCATTTCATCTACGAGCAAGCGatcccagagaagtaaagcagGTGTGCAAGTTCATCtcgaatgtttgtaaagcaatcccatggggtttttttggtttttttgggggggtttttgtgtcccgtttggatctttagccatcagaattgttgtcttaaggccaagaaagatgccaagcggatttattttaccaagtggatcatcatggccttgccatattggtccatttgaaaGCAATCCcatgttaagcttaacaactgatATATGGAGCTCAGACTTCTGTGCGTTGTCATTGCTAAGTCTGACCGTACAATGGATAGGCtcaagttttactttgaaaaaaactgCAGGCTAAACAGTTTCatggtttgaaaaaaaaaaaaactaagaaaaacacttttttccaTACTTGTGTTAAGTTTTGTAtagaaattacacaaaattCAGTCTCAAGTTAAATGTGATAGAAACAGCTCACACTGACATCCATCTTGTTAAAAGATGAGTGTCGTGAAGCTGtgtttgcatttatttgcaCTGCTTTccaggaggacccaaaatgcaggactcacgaAGGCAGAAGTAACTCAAAatactcagctttattgctgggaagAAACTGAACAAAACACTAACTAGACTGGGAGAATGGAACAAACTAAACAGGTTGGTAGGCTGGCAAACAGAACACAGTGAAAGAGAGACGCGACAACGAGCAGGGAGAGACGCAGACACTCAATACAAGAGGTGAACAGAGctaagaggaaacagctgggagacacagctgacactGATTACCCCgacgagagagggagagcacaaagctgaacgcacagacctacaaagtaaaacaggaagtacacgacAGACAGAGATCAGACACAGAACTAAACAGAcgcagactcatgagcagacagaataacaccatggacagacagaagGAACACAGAGAAGAGGGAGCACAGAATAAACACTGGGAAGCCAAAtaacaaaacttaaaaacaagAACTCAGGAAGTACTGCCAAACTAGGAAGCTGAAATACTAGGACAGAAGCCAAAGCAAACAGTCATACTTTATAACAGAGtcaaaagtaaaagtacaaaaccaaaaacactgggtcaccgatcCAGGACCGTGACACAAATACTTGCAGGCTTTTACCAACAAGTTGTCCTTGAGCCAGAAACTAAAACAATATTAATGCAGAGGACAGAAAGTTCAAATTCCAAAAAGCTGCTGTTAAGCAAAAGCGCACTGATGGCTTCATGTATTCTAGTTAGTTTTAAACTATCAACAATACACAGCACAActttacaaataaacaacagggCAAACTTGCTCTTGAACTTGATTCCAGCCAAATGCTTCATATTGtttatctccaaaagttgattctgttcatctggacgtagcgttttgtgggagaaacgtttcatcatcatcatcaggtgacgtcttcagtctcagctgactgcaggtttcagtctgcatttgcataatgactgaaaccagcccactgaaggaacaatgggctgagaggtcagttccttaatcataattatgcaaattctcatgaacattgatcaaagaccactgatcaatggtcatgagaatcaATGATCCCGcatcggtgggagctccaagactctcctaagtagctcccccgacgagccctgatcagcggTCCCCGGACCGGTCCCGGTCCGTGAGtagtttggtaccgggccgcgagagttgaggctcaggtgtgaaatgtatggttttcagggtttttatcggttttcagcgttattttgttatcgttttgatcgttaactctgttttcctgggtcttttcacgtgttatgaataactcttctttttttcggtaccggtactagttttattttgttgtatttatccgcaacatcttaaaggccggtccgtgaaaacattgttgggcataaactggtccatggcgcaaaaaaggtttgagACCGCTGCTctagcagggccacacccaccaggcctgaaggcGCCTGTAAacaagtgttaaaaaaaaacaacacagttacttgtttgtttgtttgtttgtttgtctgtattTAATGACAATGTGCCCAAATTATTTTTCTCCTgtggagatttatttatttaaagagcaACATGGACATTTAAAAGAGAGGACGTGTTTTTCTAATTATgtgtaagaaaataaatgctaccaaaaaaactgcacagtcatggctttttcttttctttttcttttttcagaatACAAAATTTTAAGGCAAACAATACTGAAAGAAAATTTCAAACCTTTTTAACTATGGTgtttaacaaaaacaagcaagcaaacaagaaataaataaataagcagaTGTTAGAACTGCAGCTAAATAGTTTTCAGATGGCCCAACCGTCTAAACCCAAACAGAGACCTAGAATGTGCCTATCTCTGAAGAACTTTAGGTAAGCATCTGATGTTTACATGTGCTGTGCGTGACAATTTTGTTTGCCCATATTTGACAAATACTTTTCCTGCCTCCTCCCCAGGTGTTCCAGAGGAGGTTGGACGGCTCGGTGAACTTCTACAGACCCTGGGATCAGTACAAGAGGGGCTTTGGTAACGCTGCTGGAGAGTACTGGCTCGGTGAGGAATGGGTGCTGTTTATCAGTCATTAAGTTATCTGTTCATAAAGTAGACCCTCTTATGGGACTTCAGGGGTAGTGGTATAACCATAAAAACTTGATCAATGAGTTTATGATCCTCTCCAGGTTTGGAAAATGTCTTCTACCTGACACAGAGAAAAAGGTACGAACTGATGGTCAACATGGAAGATTTTGATGGAAACAAAGTGTTTGCTCGTTACTCCTCGTTCTCCATCAATGGGGAGTCTGACGGCTACAGGCTGAATGTGTCTGGATTCACTAATGGAGGGGCAGGTGGGTGAATACATATTTAAGTAAGTTGAAAGTGACATTTTGTGCTGGATTCTTGTGGGGAGTCTGTAGGAGCAGCAGGTCATGAATCAGTGCCTGGGGAAAGGAGCTCAAATACAGGAGGCTGGTCCAAAAATAGTCCATTTAGAACACTCCCAGTACACCTGCTGATCAGTCTGACTGGGATTAAAGGTAATGTTGGGATTGTTCGTCTGTGTTTCTGTAGGAGATGCCTTGAGTTATCACAACGGACAGAAGTTCACTACATTTGACAAAGACCAGGACAGCTGGCCAGGGAACTGTGCAAAATCATTTCTGGGGGCGTTCTGGTACAACGCCTGTCACTATGCAAACCCTAACGGGGTTTATCGTTGGGGGGCAGATGTTACTATCTATGCTGTTGGTGTGGAATGGCACCAGTGGAAAGGTTATGATTACTCTCTGAAGACCATCAGCATGAAGATCCGTCCTGTGCAGTAAATCTGCAGGACAAACACATCTGTGACATGAATATTTAACAGCAGCAGTCAAAGCAAAGATCGCTTTCCTTTGATtacgagagagagaaagattagagatctttttctttaaacctGTTTATGTCCTGTAATGTTACATGATGTGATCTCCTCTGAAATGTTGTCATCAATAAAGCTGCACCAAAAAATTTGACTCTCTCTTTCTTAAGCCTCTCCTTTCTCTCTGAGCTTTTCCACCACTCCATCCCAGCAGACACTCAGTAAGAAGCAGAGTCTGTTTTCCTACCATCAGCTGCACTCGAGCTTTATTACAAGACTGAAATAATCCCTTCGTTTCTACTCTCAGTCTGAACCAGCTGCTGTTGCTCGCTGCCTGAAGGTAAGAAGGTAAGAACCTGCTGCCCCAGGTTGGGGGGGCGCCAGAGGGGGGATTCACCCAGGGCACCAAACAGGCTAGGGCCGCCACTGCAGCTGAGTGTCATGATCACTAATGTCACGTAACTTTGCCAACCTTTGGCCAGAAATAAAGTTTTCATGTTCTTTGTTATGGAACATTTGTATCACTACATAAATCATTGGGATAAAACTCAGTACTTATTTTCAGAGGTTTACTTTTCAGGGCCTTCCACCATTAAAAAATTATCCACCACCACACTTCCACATTGGTCTGTTAAGTTATTGTGTCCCCAGAATCTTTCTGATTTTATcttgtttaatttatttgctTTTAGTTTTTGCAGCATGCTTTctatttccattttcttttttctattttcttttcttttcgtttctatttccattgtgttttctgtgcttttgccacgtttttctgtttgctggtgttttcttaactTCTAGTCTGTTTGGTCTCTCAgagtagaaagtacagatatttgGTTAAAAATGTAGGAGCAAATGCAGTACAAGTACTTGGTGGAGCGCAGGAGATGGAGCAGGTTACCTACCAATCGGAAGGTTGGCGGTTTGATCCTCTTGTGCCCATTGTTTGGTTCAGTCTCACAGCTCTCATTCAGTCTCATTCTCTGATATTTCAGTGGAAATGTTCTTAACctgtgcaaaaagaaaacaattccTGAAACATACATGCAGGCCAGTTTTCTTTCCAGCACTGTGCGTATGTTAGTGAATTAGAGTCAGGCATTCTGTGGTCTTGGTTATACTCAGAtttcccctttctttttttgtgaacCTCTTTTACATTGCAGTACATCAACTACACATGAGGGACCTTAACTTGCACAttcagtagtgcagttaagaatTAATGCAGTTTTGCTTTGTGTCAGCAAATTGTGTGAAAGTAGCGACTGTGACCAGTTTTATATGAACTACTATAGAGAAAGGTTGGGTCTGACGTTTTTGGTCATTGAATTATTCACTTTTCATAAAATCGCTGGCTACATTGTTGGCAAGTATCCATAATTCTCTAAACAGAAAAGTGGACGCTAAGTGTGGAAGTCAAAATATCACCTAATCCAAACTGCAGCACAGTGATGTGGGGAGTAGTGACATTGCATCATAGTAAGAAGGTCCTGGACTCAAATCTACACTGTTGGCTGCAGCATGCTTAGCAAAAGCAAACATGGTGTACATGAGACgagggactatcaaaataaaacaggaagtaactgaTACCAAGATCAGGACTAATACTGTCAGGTTAAGGCTGTGTGCAGGTAGGAGTGGAAGTagaaggacccaaagtgcagacactCGGAGGCGGAAAATggctcaaaactcagcttttattgctggatggcaaaaagtggcaaaaagtaacagaaatccaaaatccaaaaatccaaataaattTACATGACCAggcaaacagaacacacagcataaATGAGAGTAGATCacgacacagacacaaagaaacacagggcttaaatacacagagagagcaatcagggaatgggtaacaggtgggaaacacagctggggcaaatcaggcctaacgagacaaggggaagcaaaaccagacacattaacatcagacatggactttcaaagtaaaacaagaaacataacacagactcacaggcaggcactataacaaagggaacaaagacgtgggaccagggcagacacagacactgactggatgtggggatacagcagacaggggagacagcaactatggacacagacagaaaacctaaccaaaccccacccagagaacctaaactaagaatgatcctaaaacccataaagcaaagctagaaaataatgaaataacaaaatcaaagaaccaaaaacacaaaacactgggtcaacgacccagggaccctaacagtacccccccccccccccccccccccttaagggctggcttccagacagcccaaaccagaacaccaaaaaacaaaaaacaacccaaccagGGCGGGCGGTGGGGGAAACAGGACGGAGGGCACGAAACAAATCGAGCcagaaaccaaaacacaggGAACAAGGTCCAAAATAACAGCACTAAGGCCCAGGAACAgtccaaaaacaaataaacgaGCCCATGAAAGGCGCAGAGGCCCAGGCAACAGTCTCGaaaaaaaagttcagggggccggcccggaggctgatGGCACAACAGTTCAAGCCCGGGCAGGTCAGGGGGGCAGCCCGGAGGCTGACGGTCCGAGAGCCCAGAAAACAGGCCAGGAGGCCGGGCAGGCGGGAGGCACCGGTGCagatcaggaggccggccgggcgggaggcacCGGCGTAGTTCAGGGGGCCGTCCATGACGGCAACGATGTCCAGTCATCGGCCGGACAGGACGAGCAGGACGGGCAGGATGGGCAGGACGTGCAGGCCGGACGGGACGTGCAGGCCGGACGGGACGTGCAGGCCGGACGggacgtgcaggacgagcaggccggacaggacgtgcaggaaCAGACAGCATGGAGACCTCAGGAGCAGACGAAGCTGAacactcggaggccggaccaggcggagctgcagaggcgggggccggaccaggcggagctgcagaggcgggggccggaccaggcggtggAGCCGGTGGTGGCTGAACGGCCTCGCCAGAACCATCAGCAGACACTGGGAcgtgctggctgggtcctcccGGACCCCCAGCTGACTAGGCAAGAGGCTGAAccggcccctcggaccctccagcggagacaggtggctgaacgggcccctcggaccctccagcggagacaggaggctgaacgggcccctcggacccttcagcggagacaggaggctgaactggcccctcggatcctccagcaggaagagacggctgaagcggttcctcggaccctccagcggagacaggtggctgaacgggcccctcggaccctccagcggagacaggtggctgaagcggttcctcggaccctccagcggagacaggtggctgaccAGAAGATTGAGGAGAGGGGCGACGGTGGCGTCGTTTCCTTCTGAAGGAGGGAACTGAAACTGGCGGAGAAACGGagacctcctcctcatcctccaacCACATGGCCGCCAGGAAAAAGGCAGGCGAATGGGCAGGCGAACAAGGTCCCGACTGGTGTGAGGAAGGAGAGGCAGTCTGAGGTAGCGACGAGGCAGGTGGTGAGTGTGTGTTGTCCTGGGGCGGCGGTAAAGAAGTGGAGGTGGAGGTAGAGAGAGCAAGCTCGCCAGCCCTGACTTGCTCCCTCCAGGCAGCTATGGAGCTGCCCAGCACAGTGTCCATAGAAAGCTGAGTAAGctttcctgagatcagatggcccaggatgtgagtgggcgttaaggcgtctgggagggatctcaaaactgggttatagatggcagagagttggtgtcgtaaaccccgcctctgttcaaatctgatctcaggaattcacatgataaggtggggccaggtttcacaatgaactcacccgaaactctggctgattgggacccacacccagtttcacaccttggctcaggcgattagaggatcatcagggggtcctttgcccctctgtggggggatactcccactaggtttatatctgggactctccaccatttgaccttagagctgaagaagcttctcggatgagaggcgaaacgtcttcaagcaactcaaagaagtccagacgcttttctttgcaagctccttagactacgatgactacgatgacctggatgactgagaaccttcacagacaatgtAGAAGGTAGTCATACACAGTGAGGATGGCACACTATtcatacaatacaattttatttatatagcacatttaaacaccAGAGGTATGCCCAAGTGCTTCACAGAACCAAATAAGAGCAATAACAATTCATGAGATAATCAACCTCTGTGTGAGTAGCGTCTCAGTAGCTGCACTGTGTTGGCGCATGACTATGAAGGAAACAGCAGTAAAGGATTTATATCCTTAAACTTAGCTACATCACTTTGAGAAGAAATCCCGTATGAAATTAATTTCCCACTGTTTTGTAACCAGTGTTGTAAATAGAAATGTTCTTAAGAAATAATCAGACAAAAGTAGGTTTTCTGGGAattctgttaaatgttcagtttatgccatatgaaagaaaaacatccagagtGTGATTAAAATCATCGGTGggctcttttacattttgagagaagccaatggCATCTAATAATAGATTAAATGCAGTGTTGAGATTGTTATTTTCAGCAACtaaatggatgttaaaatcaacCACTACAATGAAATGAGCAccaaatcagataaaaagtctgagaaactctgcacagcaaaatctccagtgttaaattaacactagagagtgtctatatgggtccacacctctgagtgttaaatacaacactgttgagtgttaaattaacacttttgacagtgttatatgtttaaaagtaacctagtcagttttgaagattaacaatggctaacactgagcagtgctgattttgtaacactgtaaaataactcaaaatgttagaaatattacagtgttagaaaatcagcactgctcagtgttagccattgttaatcttcaaaactatgttacttttaaacatataacactgtcaaaagtgttaatttaacactcaacagtgttgtatttaacactcagaggtgtggacccatatagacactctccagtgttaatttaacagtggagattttgctgtgtgagACGTAGAGAATGTACCTACTCTGAGAcgtttttttcaaatttttatttgtcacgtacacagtcatacacagtacgatatgtagtgaaatgcttggacaactgctcgtgacctaaagaaaacaaaaaaggaaaaggctatgaataagaaaggaaataaatatgaaaaattaaaaagggtaaatttaactaggaaggaataaaatataaattaaggttaaaaatgaaataactgtacataGGTGTATGACACATTACAAGAACTAAAACAATTGTTTGAGCTTTAATTGTATACCTCAGACtgttaaatgaattaaaactcCTCCTCCTCGGCATGCGCTTTGAGGATTTGCACAGTTAGTATGACCCAGGGGTGTTAATTCATTTAGACTAAGGTATTCATCCTGCTGTAACTTAGAAGAGATCTGCAatggacagacagaggtgtCAGTGGTACTATCGTGAATTGCGAATTGTGATTCAGCCTCATTCTCTCCTTCAGATGCCCGTGATCTCACCctggatccaaacacagcaaagaACCAACTCATATTGTCTGAAGGAAACAAGAAGGCAACACGAGGAGAGATGCAGTCGTATCCCGACCTTCCTGAGAGGTTCCTCGGGTTTTGTGCAGAGAGGCTCTAACTGGgcgttgttactgggaggtaGAGTGGAGTACCAGCTCTGGCATGGTTGATGTAGGTGTTAGCTACAAGTGCCTTGAGAGGAAAGGAAGTGGTGCAACATGCATGCTTGGATGTTATGATTTGTCCTGGAGTCTTCACTGTTTACACCTTCCTTTAAGACTGCCTCTGACTTTCTGTGCAAAACATAATATGATGACCATTGAATACCCTGGTCCTACTGGTTGCCCAAAACTGGGAGTGTTTCTTGATTGGCCTGCAGGTACTCTTTCCTACTATAAAGTCTCATCTCACAAACTGAGTCACACCTTCAGAACCAAATTCTCTGAGCCTGTTTATCCAGGCTTCATCTTTGAGGCCTGATAAACGATTACTTGTCCCTGTGTCTGTGAAGCTGGTGATACATGACTCAACTTAAGTTCATTTGATGTCCAAGTATGTGAGTTAGAGAGAGTTAAAGGGAATTTCTGTCATTTTCAGTTTACACAGTGTGTAATACCTTTTATCCCTCTTTTCAACATTCATACTTTCATTGATCCTGCAATTTAATTCTGTTCACAATCTCAGCTGTTTCCTTGTGATGATTTGATAAGATTGAagtttttcctcattttctgatgttttgttttgctgcatttgatcagctgattgattagaaaacactttaaaaatatatttttttacattcacTCCCGcactcacacctatgggcaatttggattaatcaattaacctatccgtGATTTGTACAGCCCAGTGCGTGCTCCTAACCcaggggaaacaaattctgttggggagacctacctcggcactagGGCTGGGTCTCCTCACTGATTTATAAAATAGACTGGATTCCGATTCGATTCagttttgcctcagacagtctgAAATATTATGAttatgatcatttatcagtactgacacttgtgagactttatcAGAGGTGCGAGCaacagaggcctttgtgtcaaagtaactgaggataaaacacagaaaaacatgaaggagattttcctggcctggctttttaaAACAGATAAcgttaaaaatattctgcagtagttcaaaaactgaagaaaaccatgaatcaacatctGAACAttatgctgctgaagtgaagcaagcTTACAGTTACAGAGgctttattagagacacagctaagaGTTTTGTAACttggcatcattttaaaaagtttacatttctttggTATTGAACAGCGGAAAAGAGGCTTTATTGTCAGAAgtcatttttgagaaaatttatttattttgaattttggtTCAGTGGTGgtgacttcctgttttattttgacagtccctCATCGTGTGTGtaatgtttagttttgtttcccctgtctcgtcagttagATTCTGCCAAGGTGTGTTTCCAGGTGAGTAAGTAAAGTTTACTTATTAAGCGCCTTTCATAGACAGGCAatcacaaagcgctgtacacaaaGGTTAAAATAAACTTAATACACAGTTAAGTAACAAAACAGACAATAtccatttctttcatttctgaatgatggcttgaacagtgctccgtgggatgttcaaggcttgggaaattgtagcctaagcctgctttaaatgtctcaataactttatccctgacctgtctggtgagttctttggacttcatggtgttgttgctcccaatattctcttagacaacctctgaggccgtcacagagcagccgtatttgtactgacattagattacacacaggtgcactctgtttagtcattagcactcatcaggcaacgtctatggacaactgactgcactcagaccagagggggctgaataattacgcacaccccactttgcagttatttatttgtaagaaaTCTTTCGAATCATgaatgattttcgttccacttttcacatgtgcaccactttgtgttggtctttcacgtggaattccaataaagctgattcatgtatgtggctgtaatgtgacaa
This window of the Maylandia zebra isolate NMK-2024a linkage group LG16, Mzebra_GT3a, whole genome shotgun sequence genome carries:
- the LOC112432458 gene encoding microfibril-associated glycoprotein 4-like, whose translation is MMKLLSAFILLLLPLLTGCEPFILPLDCSDVYTQDTSRTSGVYTIYPIGATSAVLVYCDIDSQGQWTVFQRRLDGSVNFYRPWDQYKRGFGNAAGEYWLGLENVFYLTQRKRYELMVNMEDFDGNKVFARYSSFSINGESDGYRLNVSGFTNGGAGDALSYHNGQKFTTFDKDQDSWPGNCAKSFLGAFWYNACHYANPNGVYRWGADVTIYAVGVEWHQWKGYDYSLKTISMKIRPVQ